The region cagcctgagaccagaactagatggtgcccagctaccactactgacaacCCTGACTAGAATCACAACAGAGGgacctggacagagtgggaaaaaaatgtagagcaaaaaatcaaatttataaaaaagatcagacttactgatctgacagagactggaggaatccctgagaccatggccctaagatacccttctgacctggaactgaagccattcctggaggccACTTTTCAAAcaacagacaggcccataaaataaacaagaacAACTGAGAGGAACAGGTGCCTTAGAACAATCAgttatacgagatcaaaaggacaatgtttgcccaaaagcaaagacgagaagacaggaagaggtagaaaatccagacaaaaggaaacagggaacacaGGTTGAAgatggggagaatgctgacacactgtggggaattcaaccaatgtcatggaacacttaatGTACAGACTAccaaatggaaaactaatttgtactgtaagctttcacctaaagcccaataaaaaattaaaaaaaaagccctatggaacatagttctactctgacacaaatggggtcaccatgagttggggtcaactcaacgccaactggtttggtttttttgtatcaTATTCTTACCTGAAGAGTAGGATGATGCCCGACTGCTTGGAGAACAAGGTACTTGCAGCCCAGGAAACCCCAGGCATCTCTGTGATCCCCTGTCTGAGTCAAAGCTAGTCTGTGGGCTGTGGCCCTGATCCTTCTGCCCAGAGGCCCGCTGGTACCAGCCACGCAGATGCTCTGCGACTAAGGCCTTGTGGATATTTTTGGTGATGTGCTCCGATTTAGCAGCTGCCTTCCTCGGCAGCCGGAGAGTTGCATATGGGTTATGAGGTACCCGGTCCATCTCGTCTTCATGAAAGGACCTACTGTAGTCCCTTTGGTGGTCATATCCATAGTGGGCTGAGGACCGGTAGGAAGGATTGACACTGTATTGTCCTTCAGTGTCATTTTCATACACATAGCTGCCGGTGTAATAAAGATCACACTCTGCATATGGCGTGTACCCCGCAATATAGTAACTGGAAGGGGGTTGTTCCTGACTCTTGGAGTAGACGCCGTTCCTCAGGCTATCCTTTTGTGCTAGGTTGGGCATGCTTCCTGAATTTGAAGTAGAAACATTCTGCTTCTTTGACCTTCTCCGACCCCTGGCCCTAGTGTCCAGAGTCTGGGTGGTGTAATACGGGCCGGCAATTGGCGTCACACAGTAGTATTCCGTGCTTGACTGGCTGGTGTAGGAAGACCCGTCATCAAGGATTTCGGTGCTGCTGCTTCTTTGGGATttggagagggagaaaaatggctTATCGCTGTCCATCTCAGACAGCAGGTGGGACTGGGACTCCAGGCTTCCACTCCGCTGGCGGCAGTGCTGAGATGAAGATTCGGGCCTGAAAAGAGGATGAGGGCAAACTTGTAAgtcagaaaggaggaaaaaagggcaggtagaaagagaaagaacACCACACTGAATGATTTAATAACTTCTGAATTGCAACACAGGTTTTAAAATTTCCAAAGCTAACTGCACAACAGAATCAATTTGCACACTCAagttcaatgttgttgttgttagctgctgttgagttgattccaactcatgacaaccccaagtgtgcagagcagaactgctccatagtgttttcaaggctatgaccttttggaagcagatcgccaggcctgtgttccaaggtacctctgggaggcttagaactgccaatcttttcacTAACAGTTGATTGCTCAACagtctgcatcacccagggactcctaagttcAACATAGGAGAGAAGTCAAAACGAGAGAAGAACCAGGGTCTGCCAACCGTGCAATCCAAATCCTTTCTTGAGGGTAGGGGAGATAAACTGACGGATGGTGTACAACCTACATCAAAGCCTGAACAAAACCCACATATGTTTGCAGGGTCTTCTCTTCCCACAGGATATTGGTATACATTATAGGGTGGAGGCAGCATTGCACAGTGGAGCAGgcctgggctctggagtcagcagTATCTGTGTTGAGTCATAGCCCATTTTCCAGCTGTATGAGCTTGGGCAAGATATTTAACCTTTGGGTCTTCACTTCCatgtttgtaaaatgaggatgataacaGTATCTAATATCTACCTCACAACAGGTTTGTTGTTGAAGGTAAGTAATATAATGCATATTTATatttagtatatatatatttatacttagCACAGAACCTGGCACTCACTAGACACTTGAAAGCGTTGCTTTCAAGTTGAATAACAAATTTCACATTTTCTGAGGATGAGAATGGTAGTCCCTCTTTAGGGAAATTAAAGAACAAGGAATCCAATGTATACTCAAAGAAACTGACTACATTTTCTTGGCTGACATATTTGAAACTAAATTAGCAGAAAATGTATTATCGATAAAATAGGGCCTAGAAGCAGAAAAGTCACtcaacatgattaaaaaaactcaacaaagtaAGACAGAGCCTTGAACCaaaaatcaacaaagccaaagcAACTGGAATGACACGCTCTTACTCCAAGTGGCTGCTGCTGTAGGCGTTGCGGGTAAGGACCGGAGTGGTGGGCATGCTTCGTCCTCCCTGCGGCCGCCTCTCCAGAGTTTTGTAAGGGCTGCTGTGTGTCGACAGCATTTCCCTGTGaagataaaaaaggaagaattcaggaaatgaTAAGCTTCCCAACATCTTCGGCAACTTGTCATAAACTGATATAAAGCTTGCCGGAAACTAAAGGGAAGAGCAGAGAGAAAAACGGGAAAAGTGTCCCTGTGGCTTAGTATCTGGGTAGGTCCAAGATGAGTTTTAGGGGAAGCCTATGGGTTTGCCTCTCTGAGTCATAAACacgaagggaaaaaataaaagacctTTTAAAGAGTGTCTTCTTTTGACTGAATATAGTAGATGGTGAACAACTAGAGCAGAGGTCGGCCAACTTTTTCTgtcaagggccagatagtaaataatcTTGGCTTTGTGAGCTAAACGGTTTCTGTTGTGGCTACTCTGctctgccaaaaccaaaaacaggaAGTACAAAAGCAGCTATAGACAATATCCCAATGAATGGGCACGGCTGTGTTCCgagaaaactttatttatggatgtTGAAATTCAAATTCCACATTATTTTTGCAAGCTGTCaaatatttcttttgatttttttcccaactattaaaaaaatacaaaagccaTTTTTAGCTCCTGCCCCATACAGAAACAGGCAGTGGGGCAAATTTAGCCCGCAAACCATGGTTTGCAGATTCCTGGTCTAGAGGTCTAATAATTTCCTTAAGTCACTTTGCACTGCTCAtctgagacacatgaggaaaaagCTGTATTATCTATTTTACGATTTAAAAAAGTGGTTAAGTCCATGTTTATGAATTGGATCGAAGTCAGTCCTGTCACTCGCTTTAACAGAGTAATATTTAACGACAGTTTCCTCAGAGCCTGGGTTATGAAAGTGAATTTTGGACATTAGACCCAAATCTTGATAATAATGAATGTCCTTATACCCAGACCTAACACAAATCAAATGGACTTTAAAAACAAGGAATACCCAAATGTTTTTTAAAGGATCTCTTAAAACACATCCACTTGCCGTCAACAACAAGCAACTGAGTTTTTATGCTTCAGTTTGCTCCTAAGTGGAATGAGCAAGATAACACCTTCTGAAAGGATAAATGAGATCATTCGGAAGTGTTGtcaaccattctggaaaaaagATTTCATAGCTGCCAGGTATGAACCTTGCTGATGGTGTAACCTCTCACCTGGACTGCCTGGTATCCACAAACTGTTCATTGATAGATGACTTTCTGAAATGGATTCGCTCAATTCCGAGAGACTTGGGGGGAAGAATCCTTGGAGAATGAGGGACCGAACTCGAACGTTGCCCAGCCAGAGTAAAGGAGTCGTTGGCTATAATATGCAcatagatgaatgaacaaataagtagATAACCAGATAAGGAAATACAAATCTTGCCAATATCTCATAAAAGAAATTAGAAGATCTAGTGAACAAGCTGCTCTCTTCCAAAGATGATGTATTTAGAAGTACGTAAGTTtcaaaaaattcatttttatatttttgtacattaggaaaaagaaattacTCGATCCTCTCCTGTGGACATGATTCAGCTTTTGCCAGTTCAAGAGGTGCCACTTCGAACAAAGAAATCGCTTAGGTGGTAGGGGTGATACTGTACTTTTTCTAAAGTTATATTGGCCTGAAAACGTGGCCTGGGTTACTTTTGGTTACCTTTACGTTTTAAACTTCTCAGGCCTCTCTGGCTAACCAAAGGCTCGTCCTATCACTGCAAATGCTGAAACTGGAAACAAATTTATGCTAAGTCATTAGAGACTTCTTATGTCTCCCACTGAAATGTGCATTTACGAAGAGGAAAGGCAAGAATGACCAAACCTTAGCTCAAAGGAAGAATTCTGAAATGGTGGGATTTTGTGCACCATAAAACTTTGAGGATAAAGCAGTAGGGCCTGCGTGGGAGTTAATAGCCTCCCTGCATGCCTCAAAAAACTACAAATCACATTTGATAGATAACAGACTCGTCTGTTTAAGTACAAGGGGACTAATAGGAAATACCCTATTACTTGATATGAAAGCCATTCCATCATGAAATGTATTGAACCAACATAGCCCATTGCCATAGGTACGGCCTACCTGATGCAACTGACAAAAGGATAAGTTACCCAATTTCtagaaagtgttttttttttttccctaagaaaaacaaagacaaaacaaaaaactccaactTATCCAGAATACAGTGATGATCAAAGTCCACATTATAATTACATGGTATTGATACTGTACTTCTGAGATTATAAGACGCCCCAATTGGAGAAGCTGGGCGAAGGACTATGCATTTTCTATGCAACTTCCTGTGAGTTTACAATTATCTCAaactaaaaggttaaaaaaaaaacctagagtcTTACAAATCCTTGTTGAGAGACTTACTTGCTCATATTACGGTATTCTAATTTCCTGAAATCAAGTGATTTGTATGGTTGGTTGTTAATATTGACTTAATCTGGTCAATTATCGTATTTCCTTTCTCAACCATTTTGCATAAATATAAGTTAGTTTGTTCTACTTTCCAAAAAAGAATAACAAGTagactttacttaaaaaaaaaaaccaaaaaacaaaaacttcaatATCTCAGAATATATaacatttttcaaagaaaaaagggGGAGCCACTTACGATCATCATAGGCGGTTGTGTCGGACAAGGAGCTACTCTCTGATGGGATTATGTCTTCTGTGAATAGAAATAACCATCTTTAGTACAACTGTGCCTTTATGCACACATAGTGAGCTTAACAAAGCCATCCTCAGTGGAGTATAGTTTGTTTTTAACTAGATAAATATAACTAATTATAGTGCATCAAGAATAATAACTTATCGTAAGAAATTGATTTACCTGCTACTGAAGATATACACATTTTGTATATACAAATGTCTACACATTTATTATTCAAGTATGATATTAGATTATTTCTTAAAATGGAACCGACTTCAAGGGCATTTTGATTTTAAATCAAAACTCTACACCGGACAAAAACTTTACCCTCTATAATGAATGCTTACAACCAACAAGCTAGAAACACCCATAGTACTCTGAGTATTACTGATACCCATCAAATGTTAAGTAGTGAAAAAAGACATCTCAGATGTATTGATCTGCTTTGGCAAATCATTCCATCCTCAGCGTCGAGGGTGTTGGCAGAGCTACAAGCAAACAGGACACCTCAATGCAAGCTTCACAGCCATTATAAAGGGGATCTCCCCATCCAATCTCAAATGTTAATCTCTTTCAGAGCCAGGCAGACTTTCTCTTAATTTAGACACATGATGGAGCTTGGAGGTGAGGTGCCAGTACAGTCAGCTGTCaggcacacttaaaaaaaaaaaaaaaggtctatccAATATATCTTCAGCCATTGACACCATCTGCTGCCCAAATGTCAGTCACTGTGAAGGAGAACACTTGAATCTTGGAGTCTGGGGATGAATGGGCCATGACAAATGGCCATGCAAGTGAAGTGTGCTGCTAATCACCCGTCTTTGTAGGTAACCACTGCCAAGGCCAACTGGTTCTGTTATTCAGAGCCAAAGTCACCCTGAATTCTCCAGCTGTAGCtgactggtattttttttttttagctgactggTACTTCTGGGCTCAGGTCTGTGAATTCACTTTTCAAATGCCGTACCTCTGCTTTAGACATCAAATGGCCAGTTACCACATTTCATCAAATATAACATGCTGTTGGTAGTAAAATGTTAACTATTTCGTGTCCCAGTAAAACAAAGATACTGTCAGTTATAATCATCAGACACCTTCTAGTATAAGAAATACCTCAATTTCACggatgttaaaatgtgaaaaactgATCATGAAATCAAGGAAATACAATCATATCCCAGCCAATGATCACGGCTGAAAATAGTGTTGATAAATGTGGAAGGCCAACTGGGCTTGAAAGCTACCTAAATTAGATTTCTTAGattacttttttttctgaatatgaaAGTAACAGATACACACTGTTGAGAATTAGGAAAATACAGGAGTATTACGAAGAAAATGAAACTGCTTGAAATTCCCCCGTTATTAATATCTTTAAATATTTCCCAATCAGCCTTGCATGTACACGTTCCAGAAATCTGGGACTGTGCTGTGGCTACAACTTTGCATTTTGCCTTTCTGCATTTGACACTGTATCACGAGTATGTTCCAATACCTTTAAATAACCTCCAATAAGGATAATAATTCTAAGAGCGCCTCTCTATCCACACATCTATGACTAGGTCCTTAAGAAAATGCATGGTCTGCTGCATTAAAAACCTCTTAGAAACTACTGGAAAGGGCTTAGCTTTCTTAATATCCTGTACTGACAATTGTATTGCATGCAAAGACATCAGGCCAGCTAAAGGTGAGTCTGTCTTATAATGAACCAGTATTTTCGCGCACACTCTTTCATCCTGAAAGGTAAAGCAATGTGACAGTATAGTCTTTCAATAGTGAGAATGTCACTGAAAATCAAGCTTATAAACTTGTAAGACTGAAATTCCAGATGACTTTTATCCTCAGAAACTTACTCTGGACCCTGTTCTTTCTTCCGTTCCAACCCTCAGCAAGTGAACTGGCTTGGAAATGCCACATAACCATCAAGAGTACTCGCTAAGTGACTCAAAAAACCTTACGTATCACTAACCTGGTAAAATAACTGCTGGCTTCTGGCTGGGTTTCTTTCCACATCGAATTCGGTATTCATTTATTGCATTTTCAATCTCCTGCAGCTTTTTCACTGCATCTGTGTAGTCTTGCTTCCGTTTCTTCTTCACGGTTTTACAAAGGTCAGGCTCGTTGGCAAGTTTCTTTGCAGCTTCAACTAGCTTCTGCTGTATTAGGAAATTGCTCTCCAGTTCTTGCAAAGCTGGATCCTGTGTACATATTATTAATCATGCTGTTTTAATTTTGTGAACATAGACAGTCACGCTCAGATGCAATGGATAATAAAATTCATTTTCTGGTACATTCTGAAATCAGACGCTGTTTGCGAATAAAATCCACATTTCCTGCACAGGTCTCCTTACACACTTTCCTAGCAGATAAGATCTCCCTTGTCCATCTTACTTGAACTTTCCATCAGTCCAAGCCTCTTCCCTTCTCAAGGAAGGGGTTGGCCTTTCCTTCATTCAGTCGGTTGGGTCACGATCATCTTTCTCAAGAGACTTTTAACTCAAGGCTCACAGATGCAGAATGTTATATCCACATGCATAACTTTAGAGACAGATAAAGCTGAGCTTGATTCTTCTTTCTGGTAGTTTCTGCTTGGTTGGACTTGGGCATACTGCTTAATGTTTTAATGCCTCAGTTTttttgtaaaatagagataaaacTCACCTTATAAAAGTGTAGTGAAGATGAAATGAGTTAATGCTTCTGTGTTGCTTAGCTAGAGCTGGGTACACattgagtgctcaataaatggcaaaGCTTGGTTTATTACTGATAGAAATAGCTCTCGTTTTCTAAAGCCAAGATTGCTAAATTTTCTAAAAGAAACATGGGTAGGGTCATATAGTTCGatgacataaaaatgaaaaacactggCTAGCAAATCTTTTAACGTTATTATAGCTGCGTGCCTTACAGGTATTTTCTGATTTAATACTCATTGCAACCCTCAGAGGGAAGTATGGTCattgctcccattttacagatgaggaaactgagacttgagAAATGAGGCTTTGGAGAGGGTAAGCTACTTGCCAAAGGCTACTTAGTTTTCAGTGGAAGAGTCCAGTGCTGGGGGTTCTTAATTCTCACGACACAGCTTCTCAATTCATAAAGATCCAGCGATTATTTAACGTTCTCCATGTTTTAGGGAGTAAAAACCATAAGCAGTGAGAAAATAACTCAGTTTTAATTGGGGTGTGTGGGAGAGAAAGAGATCACTTTGGTCTAAGCTGTCTATTTCAACTGGTGAGATTAAAATGTATAGCAGGGACTCAAAACCCCAAGGAACGAATCAACCACATCCAACGGACGCTTTCTGGTCTCCTCATTAGTAGAAGTGCTCAGAGCTGGGGTGCCTACCTCTTCGCTTGGCAGCAAGTTGTCATCTAATTTGAACGCAGTGCCCACACGCCTTCTGACCTGAGGGGGCTTTTCGCCTACATTCAGTGGATACTCCTTTGGTATTTTGCCAGTGAGTTCCTGTAAAACAGGACAGAATTGAGAGGGGATAAGTGTCATTGGCGTGAATTGACAAACACAATTTGAAGAACCTGAAAAGGCAACGATACTCACAGCCTCCCGCAAGCAGATCTTCTTAAGCTCCTCGACTTTTTGCAGGAGTTTTTCTTGCAACagcttttccttcttcttgaGTTCcagaattttctctctcttttgctccTCACTAACCTCTGAGTCTTGGGAacctggggtgggaggagggggaggcaggGAAGGTTTATACGAGGCATGTTTCCTTCCTGTTTAAAGGACAAAGGATTCTGAAGCTAAACCTGCTATTAAATAgtagtttattttttctctccttgtttctgaacataataaaaggaaattggagaacattttctcatgcttCTGGGCATCAAACAGAGCCTGGTAATAAAACGTGCCTTTTGCATTTTGGCAGCAATGATAAAATGCTTCATGTTGCAGATATGCTCAagaaaaaatttcatttttttctgagcagGAGAAAAGGTAAGATGTTCCTTGAGATTAACTGTTAAAAATGGTCTTTTGGAAAGCAAGCAAGAAAGGCAATGGAACGTCCTGTGCAAAGGAAAGTTACACATCAGAAGTTCGTTAGGCAGAAGAAAGTTAAACATTCTAGAAGGTTCTTCAGAGGGAGGATTTGGCGGCAGCAATCACATTTTGAGGGCAATCACGTTTGTACAGTACTTTCTATTACATTAGACAATAATctgtatcaaaaaaaaacaaagatggggGGAAGTTGATGGAACTTACAGGGAGGAGGGTAGGGAAGAATTGCCCCCTCAAGCTACCTCTGGAAACTCACTATCTTTGTATCTAGTGCTACTTGTACAATCTGACTTCTTATCATTTAACTTTCTTTTGACTCCTTCTAAAATTAGTTCAAAACTGTGGCACACTATAGATTTTGATATACTTATTTATTCCAAAAATAATGGGTTAAAACGTTCATTTAAAAGTGGTTTCtgaggtgatggctgcacaatgtgataaatacaattaatgtcactgaagtgtcCACGTGAAGAAGGCTGAAATGGCACACGTTACGGTACATACGTAagtaccataattaaaaaaaaaaagggggtggggttatgacaaaaaaagagaaagattaaacaaaaaaaggatatcttgcacttttttttttttttttaacctcctagTCATTACCTGAGGAGATTAAACTGCCATTGCTTGCCATGATGAACTGATTTTTTGCCTCCAGCGACACCAGTTTGGAGACCCTTGGTGTTCCCGTCTCTGTCAAATCCATTGCAATGTCGTCTAAACTCCTGGCTGAAGGAATTTTTGCCTAAAAGGTATACAACAGTGAAACAAAATTAACTCCATGTGACATATCTCAAATTAATAAAACAGTATAGCTGCCACAGAATAGAGATATCAACAAGGgtgataatttaaaatttttatacattAAAATTCAGACAAAACACAAGACTTAGGCTTTGCAGCTCAAATATTCTTGGTAACTATGCATGATTCTCTCTGAGGGTATGGCTCAGTCACTAACTTTAAATGTCAACAGCGACACCACCAGTGTACACACACGGACATGCCAAACTGATGGCAAATCTTATAACTTTTAAACCAGTACCTATACAGCCCATCTTTTAAATGTAAGAAAAACTAGAATAtctggtggattgacacagtagctgcaacaatgggctcaaacacagcaacgattgtgaggatggtgcaggaccaggcagtgtttcgttctgttgtgcattaaGGTCGCTGGGGAtccaaatcaactcgatggcagctaacaacaacaaaagtttaaaaaaaaaaaactgaaaagagtTAAAACCCAAGTGTTTGCATCTTTTCTGAGAATGCTTATCTTCTGAACAGAAAGCAAATGACAGACTGGAATTTGTCCCTATAGTAAGGCTTCTGGTTACTTACTTTGCTTTGCTTCCGGTCCAAGTAAAACTGATGCTGACTAATTGCCATCACCCAGATGGACTTGATGAGAGAAGAGTTTGCATACCAGGTCTGCACAAAGAGGCCACTTTGCCCAAAGGTCCTTCTTGACACTGAAACCCTGAAAGATTAAGGAAAGCACTCAAATCATTTGCTTCTGGCCCACGTAACACAAAATGTACCCCGGAGTAACGCtgtcacaaagcatcttcttcaTTGTCTTCCTGTTGTACTCAGTCTTATGCGGGCAACAGCCAAGCTTCTCATTGTCTCCTTTTATAACAAAAATTGGTCATAATCTAGGTGATACCTTCCGTATAAGCCAgtatattaaaacacacacacacacacacacacaaacacacaaagcaGGCAAGGAATTCATCAAATGTGAGGTTGTGCTAAAAACATTTAGTTATAAATCATCAGGATGCACAGCCATCACAAGCTGTAAGGAATAAAGGTGACGATATTTTACAGACTTAGCAACTGTGGGGTCAGCACGTTTTTCAAGGTGAAAGGGCATTGCTGAGTTAGGTAGATGTGAATGGCTCTGACATTATCAGAACATGGACGTAACCATACTGTCTGaaaatatgcaagttcaaaactGGTCCAGAGTGTTGCTTGTGCACAGAGAAAAactggagagaggagagggagagagggaagtcaGAGGGGGTAGGGAAGACTAGGGAGAGGGACAgacactgtgtgtgtgttgggaagaACTAATGCTCTTTGTTGGAACTGCCTTATCTCACTGGGTCACCTTTTTGGCAGAGCTGCTTCCCCcccggggaaaccctggtggcatagtggttaagtgctatggctgctaaccacagggttggcagttcgaatccaccaggcgctccttggaaattctatggggcagttctactctgtcctatagggtcgctatgagtcggaattgactcgacggcactgggtttttttttttgtttgttttggtttcccCCCACCTCTCTGACCTCCAAACATCTATAAATGTATCTTTCTACCAAAAAGGAACCACTCAGGACTGAATAAGAATTTTAGCATGAGACCACCATTacaagaacttaagaaaaggtttaaacccagaagaaaacattctttgatggttacgagggtggggagggaggaagaggggtatttactaattagatagtagacaagaattattttaggtaaagggaaggacaacacacaatacaggggaagtcagcatgactggactaaagcaaaagctaagaagtttcctgaatacaactaaacacttcgagggacagagtagcaggggtgcgagtctggggaccatggtttcaggggacatctaggtcaactggcataatgaagtttattaagaaaatgttctacatcccactttggtgagtggcgtctggggtcttaaaagctagcaagcagccatctaagatgcatcaattggtcccaacccaactgtagcaaagaagaatgaagaacgccaaagacacaagggaaatataagaccaagagtcagaaagggccacataaacctgacAATCcctcagcctgaggccagaagaactacatggtgcctggctaccaccaatgaccaccctgactggaaacacaacagagtccctaatggagtgggagaaaagtgggatgcagaactcaagttctagtaaaaagaccagacttgatggtctgagactggacggaccccagaggacatggcccccggactctctgttagcccagagctaaaaccatttccagagccaactcttcagacaaacattagactggattataagacataaaatgatactggttaaaaaaaaaaaaaattctcaagagAACTTGGACCTCGATTCATATTCAAAACTTGGTAACTATTTTTTCAAAGTGACCAAAACCAGGTACTAGTCATGaaaccagttaccactgagttgattctgactcgtggcaactccacgtatgtcaaagcagaactgtgctccgtagggttttcaatggctgatttctcagaaggaggtcaccaggcctttcttccgagatgcctctgggtgaacttgagcctccaacattttggttagcaggtgagcaagTTAAGTACTTgtaccacccaagaactcctCAAAGCGGCCAGAACTACCAAattttaaaatgagcaaaggatgtgAATAGGCATTTccctaaagaagatatacaaacaaccaataagcacatgagaagatgctcagcaTTGACATTCatgagggaaatgaaaatcaaaacc is a window of Elephas maximus indicus isolate mEleMax1 chromosome 20, mEleMax1 primary haplotype, whole genome shotgun sequence DNA encoding:
- the FRMD4B gene encoding FERM domain-containing protein 4B isoform X4 encodes the protein MTEGRHCQVHLLDDRRLELLVQPKLLSRELLDLVASHFNLKEKEYFGITFIDDTGQQKWLQLDHRVLDHDLPKKPGPAILYFAVRFYIESISFLKDKTTVELFFLNAKSCVHKGQIEVDSETIFKLAALVLQEAKGDYTSDENARKDLKTLPAFPTKTLQEHPSLAYCEDRIIEHYLKIKGLTRGQAVVQYMKIVEALPTYGVHYYAVKDKQGIPWWLGISYKGIGQYDLQDKVKPRKLFQWKQLENLYFREKKFAVEVHDPRRVSVSRRTFGQSGLFVQTWYANSSLIKSIWVMAISQHQFYLDRKQSKAKIPSARSLDDIAMDLTETGTPRVSKLVSLEAKNQFIMASNGSLISSGSQDSEVSEEQKREKILELKKKEKLLQEKLLQKVEELKKICLREAELTGKIPKEYPLNVGEKPPQVRRRVGTAFKLDDNLLPSEEDPALQELESNFLIQQKLVEAAKKLANEPDLCKTVKKKRKQDYTDAVKKLQEIENAINEYRIRCGKKPSQKPAVILPEDIIPSESSSLSDTTAYDDPNDSFTLAGQRSSSVPHSPRILPPKSLGIERIHFRKSSINEQFVDTRQSREMLSTHSSPYKTLERRPQGGRSMPTTPVLTRNAYSSSHLEPESSSQHCRQRSGSLESQSHLLSEMDSDKPFFSLSKSQRSSSTEILDDGSSYTSQSSTEYYCVTPIAGPYYTTQTLDTRARGRRRSKKQNVSTSNSGSMPNLAQKDSLRNGVYSKSQEQPPSSYYIAGYTPYAECDLYYTGSYVYENDTEGQYSVNPSYRSSAHYGYDHQRDYSRSFHEDEMDRVPHNPYATLRLPRKAAAKSEHITKNIHKALVAEHLRGWYQRASGQKDQGHSPQTSFDSDRGSQRCLGFPGLQVPCSPSSRASSYSSVSSTNASGNWRTQITVGVSDYEAPHSPYTSCYGNVYNPLPSPGRQYTETHQLDSTAGNRLEDSLGGSEQRLFWHEDSKPGTLV
- the FRMD4B gene encoding FERM domain-containing protein 4B isoform X2, with protein sequence MSRDHGLEMTEGRHCQVHLLDDRRLELLVQPKLLSRELLDLVASHFNLKEKEYFGITFIDDTGQQKWLQLDHRVLDHDLPKKPGPAILYFAVRFYIESISFLKDKTTVELFFLNAKSCVHKGQIEVDSETIFKLAALVLQEAKGDYTSDENARKDLKTLPAFPTKTLQEHPSLAYCEDRIIEHYLKIKGLTRGQAVVQYMKIVEALPTYGVHYYAVKDKQGIPWWLGISYKGIGQYDLQDKVKPRKLFQWKQLENLYFREKKFAVEVHDPRRVSVSRRTFGQSGLFVQTWYANSSLIKSIWVMAISQHQFYLDRKQSKAKIPSARSLDDIAMDLTETGTPRVSKLVSLEAKNQFIMASNGSLISSGSQDSEVSEEQKREKILELKKKEKLLQEKLLQKVEELKKICLREAELTGKIPKEYPLNVGEKPPQVRRRVGTAFKLDDNLLPSEEDPALQELESNFLIQQKLVEAAKKLANEPDLCKTVKKKRKQDYTDAVKKLQEIENAINEYRIRCGKKPSQKPAVILPEDIIPSESSSLSDTTAYDDPNDSFTLAGQRSSSVPHSPRILPPKSLGIERIHFRKSSINEQFVDTRQSREMLSTHSSPYKTLERRPQGGRSMPTTPVLTRNAYSSSHLEPESSSQHCRQRSGSLESQSHLLSEMDSDKPFFSLSKSQRSSSTEILDDGSSYTSQSSTEYYCVTPIAGPYYTTQTLDTRARGRRRSKKQNVSTSNSGSMPNLAQKDSLRNGVYSKSQEQPPSSYYIAGYTPYAECDLYYTGSYVYENDTEGQYSVNPSYRSSAHYGYDHQRDYSRSFHEDEMDRVPHNPYATLRLPRKAAAKSEHITKNIHKALVAEHLRGWYQRASGQKDQGHSPQTSFDSDRGSQRCLGFPGLQVPCSPSSRASSYSSVSSTNASGNWRTQITVGVSDYEAPHSPYTSCYGNVYNPLPSPGRQYTETHQLDSTAGNRLEDSLGGSEQRLFWHEDSKPGTLV